One stretch of Rhodoferax lithotrophicus DNA includes these proteins:
- the flgG gene encoding flagellar basal-body rod protein FlgG, producing the protein MINSLWISKTGMEAQQTQLDVISNNLANVSTNGFKRSTAVFEDLMYQNLRQVGANSTEQSTLPTGLQIGLGVRTVATSRSFSQGSLQQTGNKLDVAIQGDGFFQVTMPDGTTGYTRDGSFQINAAGALVTSTGLPIANGVTVPANATSVTISGDGTVSATIPGTAAAQSIGTIATARFINPAGLTPLGGNLYAESAASGQPNAGTPGADGMGSLMQGYVETSNVNVVQELVTMIQTQRAYEMNSKAIQTSDQMLQKLGQL; encoded by the coding sequence ATGATCAACTCCCTGTGGATTTCCAAAACCGGCATGGAAGCCCAGCAAACCCAGCTGGACGTGATTTCCAACAATCTGGCCAACGTCTCCACCAACGGCTTCAAGCGCTCCACGGCGGTCTTTGAAGACTTGATGTACCAAAACCTGCGCCAGGTAGGAGCCAACAGCACCGAACAATCGACGCTGCCAACCGGCCTGCAGATTGGCTTGGGGGTACGCACCGTGGCTACCAGCCGCTCGTTTTCACAAGGCAGCCTGCAACAAACCGGCAACAAGCTGGATGTGGCCATCCAGGGCGACGGTTTTTTCCAGGTCACCATGCCCGATGGCACTACCGGCTACACCCGCGATGGCTCGTTCCAGATCAACGCGGCGGGTGCACTGGTCACCTCCACCGGCCTGCCCATTGCCAACGGTGTCACCGTGCCAGCCAATGCCACCAGCGTCACCATCTCGGGTGATGGCACGGTATCCGCCACCATTCCGGGGACAGCCGCCGCACAAAGTATCGGCACCATTGCCACCGCCCGCTTCATCAACCCGGCGGGCCTGACACCTCTGGGCGGAAACCTCTATGCCGAAAGTGCAGCTTCTGGCCAACCCAATGCCGGCACGCCAGGCGCTGACGGCATGGGCTCGCTGATGCAAGGTTATGTGGAAACCTCCAACGTGAACGTGGTGCAGGAACTGGTCACCATGATCCAGACCCAACGGGCCTATGAAATGAATTCCAAAGCCATCCAAACCTCTGACCAGATGCTGCAAAAACTCGGTCAGCTCTGA
- the flgB gene encoding flagellar basal body rod protein FlgB — protein MFAQMTSGLDIHAKALVLRAERQRILASNMANADTPGYVARDINFKDALAQMTGDVGRTLPKLNLVDSKTSSAETGPGNPGHMALAGIQDGQLSGTPTLAYAMQSQPSVDGNSVDMDRERASFVDNSVRYEATLRFINGQSKTILSAIQGQ, from the coding sequence ATGTTTGCTCAAATGACCAGTGGTTTGGATATTCACGCCAAAGCCCTGGTGCTGCGTGCCGAACGCCAACGTATCCTGGCCAGTAACATGGCCAACGCCGACACACCGGGCTACGTCGCACGTGACATCAACTTCAAAGACGCCTTGGCGCAAATGACGGGCGACGTTGGTCGCACCTTGCCCAAGCTGAATCTGGTGGACAGCAAGACCAGCAGCGCTGAGACCGGTCCAGGCAACCCAGGGCACATGGCACTTGCGGGCATCCAAGACGGTCAGCTCAGCGGCACCCCGACTTTGGCCTATGCCATGCAAAGCCAACCCAGCGTGGATGGCAACAGTGTGGACATGGATCGTGAGCGTGCCAGCTTTGTGGACAACTCGGTTCGCTATGAGGCCACCTTGCGCTTCATCAACGGCCAGTCAAAAACCATTTTGAGTGCCATACAGGGGCAATAG
- a CDS encoding flagellar basal body rod protein FlgF, translated as MDRLIYTAMTGANAAEHRQAILANNLANANTNGFRAELSTYRSVPVRGDGSTTRVMALEATPGFLDLPGSPQRTGRAMDAMTTGNSWFAVQGRDGTEAYTRNGSFEVAPDGTLKTNNGLTVFSDGSAPITVPTGAEVTLGSDGTLSAKVGNQPSTGIGRLKLATPTADDPLQRGDDGLFRPASGAPMANDTNARLQLGVIEGSNVNAIETMVNMIQAARQFDTQTKLMTTAEADDRSAAQLLSMQG; from the coding sequence ATGGACCGCCTGATCTACACCGCCATGACCGGTGCCAATGCCGCCGAGCACCGGCAAGCCATTTTGGCCAACAACCTGGCCAACGCCAACACCAACGGGTTTCGGGCCGAGCTTTCCACCTACCGCTCGGTCCCGGTACGTGGTGATGGATCCACCACCCGGGTGATGGCACTGGAGGCGACTCCGGGTTTTCTGGACCTGCCTGGCTCACCCCAGCGCACCGGCCGCGCCATGGATGCCATGACCACGGGTAATTCATGGTTTGCCGTACAAGGCCGGGATGGCACCGAGGCCTACACCCGCAACGGCTCGTTTGAGGTCGCGCCAGATGGCACACTCAAAACCAACAATGGCTTGACGGTATTCAGCGACGGGAGTGCGCCCATCACGGTACCCACGGGCGCAGAAGTCACCCTGGGCAGTGATGGCACCCTGAGCGCCAAAGTGGGTAACCAGCCCTCCACCGGCATTGGCCGGCTGAAATTAGCAACCCCTACAGCGGATGACCCACTCCAGCGTGGTGATGACGGCCTGTTTCGCCCTGCCTCAGGCGCTCCCATGGCCAACGACACCAATGCCCGGCTGCAACTGGGGGTGATCGAAGGTTCCAATGTCAATGCCATCGAAACCATGGTCAACATGATCCAGGCGGCCCGTCAATTTGACACACAAACCAAGCTCATGACCACCGCCGAGGCGGATGACCGCTCGGCCGCTCAACTGCTCAGCATGCAAGGCTGA
- the flgA gene encoding flagellar basal body P-ring formation chaperone FlgA, with protein sequence MLISLVCLARGLRTRVGSVLCLGLMVTSGSGYAQAAVESVDTRVLYVNAQHWLDSSLASHAEGLPLRMEVTMGELDQRLRLAPCAQVVPYLPPNTRLWGKTRLGLRCVQGSSKWNVFLPITVKAFGPAWVIKGYVAQGAVLTEADAMPVEVDWAELNSPIMANVSDWVGQTATRMLSTGQALRQDMVKPAQVFQAGAQVRVLARGVGFEIATNGQAVSAGVMGQSAKVRMDNGRIMNGQVLDSRTVRLEL encoded by the coding sequence ATGTTGATCTCTTTGGTTTGTTTGGCTCGTGGCCTGCGTACGCGAGTCGGGTCAGTTTTGTGCCTGGGTTTGATGGTGACCAGTGGTTCTGGGTACGCGCAAGCAGCGGTAGAGTCTGTTGATACCCGTGTGTTGTATGTCAATGCGCAGCACTGGCTGGATAGCAGCTTGGCCAGTCATGCAGAGGGTTTGCCGTTGCGTATGGAGGTAACGATGGGGGAGCTGGATCAGCGTTTGCGGCTGGCACCCTGCGCGCAGGTGGTGCCCTATTTGCCGCCCAATACCCGCTTGTGGGGCAAAACCCGGCTGGGTCTGCGTTGTGTCCAGGGCTCCAGCAAGTGGAATGTGTTTTTGCCCATTACCGTCAAGGCCTTTGGCCCCGCATGGGTGATCAAGGGTTATGTTGCGCAAGGCGCGGTGTTGACGGAAGCGGATGCCATGCCGGTTGAAGTGGATTGGGCTGAACTCAACAGCCCGATCATGGCCAATGTGTCCGACTGGGTCGGGCAGACCGCAACCCGTATGCTGTCGACCGGGCAGGCTTTGCGCCAGGATATGGTGAAACCTGCCCAGGTTTTTCAGGCGGGGGCCCAGGTCAGGGTGCTGGCGCGAGGTGTCGGTTTTGAAATTGCGACCAATGGACAGGCTGTATCGGCCGGTGTCATGGGGCAAAGTGCCAAGGTGCGTATGGACAATGGCCGGATCATGAACGGGCAGGTGTTGGATAGCCGGACGGTGAGGCTTGAGTTATGA
- a CDS encoding flagellar basal body P-ring protein FlgI has protein sequence MHNFFNTPKTSRTASTAVVLLALLAMVFSTPAQATRIKEVAAVEGVRSNQLTGFGLVVGLDGTGDQTTQMPYTSQGLANYLQQLGITLPTAQASQLQMKNVAAVLVTAQLPAFARPGQAIDVNVSSLGNSKSLKGGMLISTPLKGADGEIYALAQGSLVVAGAGAAAGGSKVQVNHLSAGRIPNGAQVERSVPTPLQEGNSLILGLESSDFQTARHVAQAINTRFGAGSAQALDGRTIRVNAPMEPDARVTFMAELEELPLEASIASAKVVINARTGSIVLNQAVTLGPCAIAHGNLSISISNTPNVSQPNALSGGQTTVTQKSDIQIKNEPGMLIQLPAAPQLADVVRALNSLGATPQDLLAILQAIKAAGALNAELEVI, from the coding sequence ATGCACAATTTTTTCAACACACCAAAAACCAGCAGGACTGCATCGACTGCGGTCGTCCTGCTGGCGTTGCTGGCCATGGTGTTCAGCACACCGGCACAAGCGACCCGTATCAAGGAAGTTGCTGCCGTGGAAGGCGTGCGCAGCAATCAGCTCACAGGCTTTGGATTGGTGGTGGGACTGGACGGCACGGGTGACCAGACCACCCAAATGCCCTATACCTCACAAGGCCTGGCCAACTACCTGCAACAGTTGGGCATTACGCTGCCAACCGCACAAGCCTCCCAGCTGCAAATGAAAAATGTGGCAGCGGTGCTGGTGACGGCACAACTGCCCGCTTTTGCCCGGCCCGGACAAGCTATTGATGTCAACGTGTCCTCCCTGGGCAACTCCAAATCGCTCAAAGGGGGGATGTTGATCTCCACACCCCTCAAAGGTGCCGATGGCGAAATTTACGCCCTGGCCCAAGGCAGTCTGGTAGTGGCAGGCGCAGGCGCTGCAGCTGGTGGCAGCAAAGTGCAGGTCAACCATCTGAGCGCTGGCCGCATCCCCAATGGCGCACAAGTGGAGCGCAGCGTCCCCACCCCTTTACAAGAAGGCAACAGCCTGATCCTGGGGTTGGAATCCTCCGACTTTCAAACAGCCCGTCATGTGGCACAAGCCATCAACACCCGGTTTGGTGCCGGTTCGGCCCAAGCGCTGGATGGTCGCACCATCAGGGTGAATGCCCCCATGGAGCCCGATGCCCGCGTGACCTTCATGGCCGAGCTGGAAGAGTTGCCACTGGAAGCATCGATTGCCTCCGCCAAAGTGGTGATCAACGCCCGCACCGGCTCGATTGTGCTGAACCAGGCCGTCACCCTGGGCCCATGCGCCATTGCTCATGGCAACTTGTCCATCAGCATCAGCAACACACCCAATGTGAGTCAACCCAATGCCCTGTCGGGTGGACAAACCACCGTGACCCAGAAATCCGACATCCAGATCAAGAATGAGCCCGGCATGCTGATCCAGTTGCCTGCCGCACCCCAGCTCGCCGATGTGGTGCGCGCCCTCAACTCCCTGGGTGCCACGCCCCAGGACCTGTTGGCCATTTTGCAAGCCATCAAGGCCGCCGGTGCCTTGAATGCCGAGCTGGAGGTGATCTGA
- a CDS encoding flagellar basal body L-ring protein FlgH — protein MVSVACSSLPQTVSVDFPEQKSATPMAATPVATGPASGSLFQKTSYRPAFEDPRARTVGDNITIQIVEKVTASQVSKSTANRTTSGSTSVTAFPMLSPMDLANLKSGTASASDFSGKGGTESANTFYGTITATVVEVLPNGHLLVAGDKQIGVNQNVDVMRFSGTIDPRLIQPGNLINSTQVANARMESKGRGAQAEAQTVGWLTRFFFSFLPF, from the coding sequence ATGGTCTCTGTGGCCTGCAGCTCACTGCCACAAACGGTCAGTGTTGACTTCCCGGAACAAAAATCAGCCACGCCCATGGCGGCAACCCCTGTGGCGACAGGGCCTGCATCGGGCAGCCTGTTCCAGAAAACCAGTTACCGTCCGGCCTTTGAAGACCCACGCGCCCGCACAGTGGGCGACAACATCACCATCCAGATCGTGGAGAAAGTCACCGCCAGCCAGGTGTCCAAATCCACGGCCAACCGCACCACCTCGGGCTCCACCAGCGTGACGGCATTCCCCATGCTGTCGCCCATGGACTTGGCTAATCTCAAATCCGGCACAGCCTCTGCCAGCGACTTCTCAGGCAAAGGCGGTACCGAGAGTGCCAACACCTTCTATGGCACCATCACCGCCACGGTGGTGGAAGTGCTGCCCAATGGCCATTTGCTGGTGGCCGGTGACAAACAGATTGGCGTGAACCAGAACGTGGACGTGATGCGCTTCTCGGGCACCATTGATCCGCGTCTGATTCAACCCGGCAATTTGATCAATTCCACCCAGGTGGCCAATGCCCGCATGGAGTCCAAAGGTCGCGGTGCCCAGGCCGAAGCACAAACAGTTGGCTGGTTAACACGGTTCTTTTTCAGCTTTCTACCGTTCTAA
- the flgM gene encoding flagellar biosynthesis anti-sigma factor FlgM codes for MKINPPLDKSVAISSNAAALAAKNGPAASTLAKTTASKSTQSAGVAVTVSSMARSMEAADRGETPDVDMGKVNAVRTAIAQGTYVVNPEAIADKLLSNAQEMLTRNRG; via the coding sequence ATGAAGATCAACCCGCCTTTAGACAAATCTGTTGCCATCAGCAGCAATGCCGCAGCATTGGCCGCCAAAAACGGCCCGGCAGCGAGCACGCTTGCAAAAACTACAGCATCGAAAAGCACGCAGTCTGCAGGTGTGGCCGTGACAGTATCCAGTATGGCGCGCTCCATGGAAGCGGCAGACCGTGGAGAAACACCCGATGTGGATATGGGCAAGGTGAACGCCGTGCGTACAGCCATTGCCCAGGGTACTTATGTGGTGAACCCGGAAGCCATTGCCGACAAATTATTGTCCAACGCCCAGGAGATGCTGACACGCAATCGCGGTTAG
- the flgC gene encoding flagellar basal body rod protein FlgC, with protein MSMFSIFNVSGSAVSAQSQRLNVVASNLANVDAVAGPDGAAYKSRNVVFQTVPMGTDATAGVKVKEITESNAPFKRVHDPNHPSADAEGYVNYSNVNPVEEMVNMISASRSYQNNVEVMNTAKTLLLKTLQMGQ; from the coding sequence ATGTCCATGTTTTCAATTTTCAACGTGTCAGGCAGCGCCGTCAGCGCCCAGTCACAACGCCTCAACGTGGTCGCCAGCAATTTGGCCAATGTGGATGCGGTGGCCGGCCCCGATGGTGCGGCCTACAAAAGCCGCAATGTGGTGTTTCAAACTGTCCCCATGGGCACCGATGCCACCGCCGGGGTCAAGGTCAAAGAGATCACCGAAAGTAATGCGCCCTTCAAGCGTGTGCACGACCCCAACCACCCCTCGGCAGACGCGGAAGGTTATGTGAACTATTCCAACGTCAACCCGGTGGAGGAAATGGTCAACATGATTTCAGCTTCGCGCTCTTATCAAAACAACGTGGAAGTCATGAACACCGCCAAAACCTTGCTGCTTAAAACGCTGCAAATGGGTCAATAA
- a CDS encoding flagellar hook assembly protein FlgD, translating into MLNVSSTTAASTTSSTSASSTNSAADMNAAQDRFLKLLVAQLNNQDPMNPVDNAQMTSQMAQINTVTGIQQVNDTLKSMAEQFTAMQVLQGSSMVGHDVLIEGNTLAINNNAASAAFDLAGRAESVKVDVLSPSGQVVDTFNLGALDAGRQAFTWDASSYNFSGSPSFKVTATLGGKAIESTAMVRATVSSVSGDATGMKVQLKGRPDVAYSSVKAIL; encoded by the coding sequence ATGCTTAACGTAAGCTCCACAACAGCGGCATCAACCACCAGTTCAACCAGCGCCAGCTCAACCAACAGTGCTGCGGACATGAACGCCGCACAAGACCGTTTTCTGAAACTCCTGGTGGCCCAGTTGAACAACCAGGACCCCATGAACCCGGTAGACAACGCCCAGATGACCAGCCAGATGGCACAGATCAACACGGTCACCGGCATCCAGCAAGTGAATGACACCCTGAAAAGCATGGCCGAACAGTTCACCGCTATGCAGGTGCTGCAAGGGTCCAGCATGGTGGGCCATGATGTGTTGATTGAAGGCAACACTTTGGCGATCAACAACAACGCCGCCAGCGCAGCCTTTGATCTGGCGGGCCGCGCAGAGAGCGTCAAGGTGGATGTTTTATCACCCAGTGGCCAGGTCGTTGACACCTTTAATCTGGGCGCTCTCGACGCTGGCCGCCAAGCGTTTACCTGGGATGCCTCAAGCTACAACTTCAGTGGCAGTCCAAGTTTCAAAGTCACAGCCACGCTGGGCGGCAAAGCCATTGAAAGTACCGCCATGGTTCGCGCCACGGTATCGTCCGTCAGCGGTGATGCCACTGGCATGAAGGTTCAACTGAAAGGCCGCCCGGATGTGGCCTACAGCAGCGTCAAAGCCATTCTTTAA
- the flgJ gene encoding flagellar assembly peptidoglycan hydrolase FlgJ: MSLGQSTSVSNGLAADAKSLNLLKLQAGQSSPQAIKETAKQFESLFMRELIKSMREATMKSGMLESPGSNLGTDLLDQQLAVQMSGKPGGLSDMIAAQLSRQMGVSSPDMKSTGGLSSASTSALQRASSLAAYGKQAVKPTTTQTGFVESHTQTAIRIEKETGIPASYMVGQAGHETGWGQHEIKLRGGKPSFNLFGIKADSSWKGKVAEVTTTEYVNGVAHKQVAKFRAYDSYDESFRDYARMISTSPRYAQAKEQTGSAFAFASGLQKAGYATDPHYAAKLSRAIETTQRLQARTQVVAQSI, translated from the coding sequence ATGAGTCTGGGTCAATCCACCTCGGTGTCGAACGGGCTGGCGGCTGATGCCAAGTCGCTCAACCTGCTCAAACTGCAAGCCGGGCAAAGCAGCCCGCAGGCCATCAAGGAAACCGCCAAACAGTTTGAGTCCTTGTTCATGCGTGAACTGATCAAAAGTATGCGTGAAGCCACCATGAAGTCCGGCATGCTGGAAAGCCCCGGCTCCAATCTGGGCACAGATTTGCTTGATCAACAACTGGCCGTACAAATGTCGGGCAAGCCCGGCGGTCTGTCCGACATGATTGCCGCTCAACTGTCACGTCAAATGGGGGTGAGCTCACCCGACATGAAAAGCACAGGCGGCTTGAGCAGCGCAAGCACCAGCGCGTTGCAACGCGCCTCTTCGCTGGCGGCCTACGGCAAACAGGCGGTCAAACCCACCACCACACAAACCGGATTTGTTGAAAGCCACACCCAGACGGCCATCCGCATTGAGAAAGAAACCGGTATTCCGGCCAGCTACATGGTTGGTCAGGCTGGCCATGAAACCGGGTGGGGCCAGCATGAAATCAAGCTGCGTGGCGGCAAACCGTCTTTCAACCTGTTTGGCATCAAGGCCGACTCCAGCTGGAAAGGCAAGGTGGCCGAAGTCACCACCACGGAATATGTGAACGGCGTGGCGCACAAACAGGTCGCCAAGTTCCGCGCCTACGACTCCTATGATGAATCGTTCCGGGATTACGCCCGCATGATCAGCACCTCACCACGTTATGCCCAAGCCAAAGAACAAACTGGCTCGGCTTTTGCCTTTGCCAGTGGCTTGCAAAAAGCCGGTTACGCCACCGACCCCCACTATGCCGCCAAGTTGAGTCGGGCCATTGAAACCACCCAGCGGCTACAAGCGCGCACCCAAGTGGTGGCGCAAAGCATATGA
- a CDS encoding flagellar hook protein FlgE has product MSFQTGLSGLNASSRNLDVIGNNIANANTYGMKLSRAEFSDLVASSLGVAGVSGAGIGVSVATISQQFTQGNISTTGNSLDVAINGGGFFQLTQPDGSLAYTRDGSFKLDKDGYIKTNAGANVMGYPTDSVGQSTSASIQKLKLPTNAPIGASQTKAITAELNLDARATLAVGSPAVVGPPAVAAVPITPITKYGTSLTAYDSQGVGVPVNLYFTKVGPDFSAAPPVLTDAWDVFDANTVTAGTSALTANAAAIADPANASVKAVNAANAALHATNTAINKSYADLDTKNTKLNAENAVLDAKNTALNTANAATPGWVNLPTYARGSIPLYPTKAAAGLSTFTPPAAGTVIPPITSTLLPTFTVAGTASGATIPANTALAGSVASGALFRMEFDTSGKLIPSSTPTSLTLTSPNPTIGQFSVSLDTSNVTQYGTAFAVSTLTQDGYTAGEITGLSIAEDGVITTRYSNGQTQAAGQVTLADFRNVQGLSPLGGNAWAATYASGQPVQGSPGSGKFGALKSGSLEESNVDLTAELVNMMVAQRSYQANAQTIKTQDQVLSTLVNLR; this is encoded by the coding sequence ATGTCATTCCAAACCGGACTCTCAGGACTGAACGCGTCCAGCCGAAATCTGGATGTCATTGGCAACAACATTGCCAATGCCAACACCTACGGCATGAAATTATCAAGAGCTGAGTTCAGCGATTTGGTGGCATCGTCGCTGGGTGTTGCCGGAGTCAGCGGTGCAGGTATTGGGGTATCGGTCGCAACCATTTCCCAACAATTCACCCAAGGCAATATCTCGACAACCGGCAATAGCCTGGATGTGGCCATCAACGGAGGCGGTTTTTTTCAACTGACACAACCGGATGGTTCCTTGGCCTATACCCGCGATGGCTCCTTCAAACTCGACAAAGACGGCTACATCAAAACCAACGCAGGTGCAAATGTCATGGGCTACCCCACTGACAGCGTCGGTCAATCCACAAGTGCATCCATCCAAAAATTGAAACTTCCGACCAATGCACCTATTGGTGCCAGTCAAACCAAAGCCATCACCGCCGAACTCAACCTGGATGCCAGGGCCACTCTGGCGGTTGGCTCACCCGCAGTGGTGGGGCCTCCCGCCGTTGCCGCCGTTCCAATCACCCCCATCACCAAATATGGCACGTCATTAACTGCTTATGACTCCCAAGGGGTGGGGGTTCCGGTGAACCTCTATTTCACCAAAGTGGGGCCTGATTTTTCAGCTGCACCGCCTGTTCTGACCGATGCCTGGGATGTCTTTGATGCCAACACCGTGACAGCGGGCACCTCCGCCCTGACGGCGAACGCAGCGGCCATTGCCGACCCAGCCAATGCAAGCGTGAAAGCCGTGAATGCCGCCAATGCAGCGCTGCATGCCACCAATACGGCCATCAACAAAAGCTACGCGGACCTGGATACCAAAAACACCAAACTGAATGCAGAGAATGCGGTGCTTGATGCCAAAAACACCGCACTGAATACCGCTAACGCAGCCACCCCAGGCTGGGTCAACTTGCCCACCTACGCACGTGGCTCCATTCCACTCTATCCAACCAAGGCAGCCGCTGGCTTGAGCACCTTCACACCACCTGCAGCCGGCACCGTGATTCCCCCCATCACCAGCACACTACTGCCTACTTTCACCGTGGCCGGAACCGCCAGTGGTGCCACCATTCCAGCGAATACGGCTTTGGCAGGCTCCGTCGCCAGTGGTGCGTTATTCCGTATGGAGTTTGATACATCGGGAAAACTTATTCCGTCATCAACACCAACTTCCCTGACCTTGACTTCGCCCAACCCCACCATTGGCCAGTTTTCTGTCTCACTGGACACCAGCAACGTCACCCAATACGGCACCGCCTTCGCGGTTTCCACACTCACGCAAGATGGTTACACGGCGGGTGAAATCACCGGCCTGAGTATTGCGGAGGATGGTGTGATTACCACCCGTTATTCCAATGGTCAAACCCAGGCCGCTGGTCAGGTCACCTTGGCAGATTTCCGCAACGTGCAAGGTCTCTCGCCCTTGGGCGGCAATGCCTGGGCCGCAACCTACGCGTCCGGCCAACCGGTTCAGGGCTCACCCGGTAGCGGCAAATTTGGTGCGCTGAAATCGGGCTCCCTGGAGGAATCCAACGTTGATTTGACGGCTGAGCTGGTCAATATGATGGTGGCACAAAGATCCTATCAGGCCAATGCCCAGACCATCAAAACACAAGACCAGGTGCTCTCGACCTTGGTCAATCTGCGTTGA